A single Sporosarcina sp. FSL W8-0480 DNA region contains:
- a CDS encoding DegV family protein produces MKKIHIVTDSTADLIENYTDQYDIHVVPLTIHIDGETYTDKIDLQPESFMEKMKKSKGLPKSSQPATGVFKELYDRLGQDGSEIISIHMTGGMSGTVKSAEAAAQMTDSNVTVIDSMFISHALTFQVVEAAKMAGEGKSVMEIVERLKDVRRNTKLFVVVDTLENLVKGGRVGKGKAMIGSLLNIKPIATLQDGVYTPVGKARSHRQVVSHLFKAFKDETAGKIIRSIGISHANGMAMAGPLLQLIEESGWKDVKFSFTSPIISTHTGEGAIGFMYYTE; encoded by the coding sequence ATGAAAAAAATACACATTGTCACAGATTCGACTGCAGATTTGATCGAAAACTATACAGACCAGTACGATATTCATGTCGTTCCCCTCACAATTCATATAGACGGTGAAACGTACACTGACAAAATCGATTTGCAGCCTGAATCTTTTATGGAAAAAATGAAAAAGAGCAAAGGACTTCCAAAAAGTTCACAACCCGCAACGGGTGTTTTTAAAGAACTATATGACCGCCTTGGACAGGATGGTAGCGAAATCATCTCCATTCATATGACTGGCGGTATGAGTGGAACTGTAAAATCAGCCGAAGCGGCTGCACAGATGACTGATTCCAATGTTACGGTTATCGATTCAATGTTCATCTCACATGCCTTAACTTTCCAAGTTGTTGAAGCGGCGAAAATGGCGGGTGAAGGTAAAAGCGTTATGGAAATCGTAGAACGGTTAAAAGATGTGAGGAGAAATACGAAGTTGTTTGTCGTTGTTGATACCTTAGAAAATTTGGTCAAGGGTGGACGTGTCGGAAAAGGGAAGGCGATGATTGGCTCGCTATTGAACATCAAACCTATCGCGACACTTCAAGATGGCGTGTATACCCCAGTTGGTAAAGCACGCAGTCATAGACAAGTAGTATCCCACCTTTTTAAGGCGTTCAAGGACGAGACTGCGGGGAAAATCATTCGTTCAATCGGCATCTCACACGCAAACGGGATGGCGATGGCAGGCCCGCTATTGCAACTCATTGAAGAATCTGGATGGAAGGATGTCAAATTCTCATTCACTTCTCCGATTATTAGCACCCATACAGGAGAAGGTGCCATCGGATTCATGTATTACACGGAATAG
- a CDS encoding GDSL-type esterase/lipase family protein yields MRRIFIVIIFSFVLTGCQEKSISEPDPFLEREEIAFEEYIVPDYFVPENINVIGLGDSLTQGVGDELKREGYFGRVALAMNYWKGVKELRSENLAKRGRRSDQLIKQLEESEIQASVKKADVIYMTIGGNDMMKIVKENLFDLKTEPFYKELGKFENRLDEIFKMIRGLNGDAMIVVAGLYNPLSIVIAEANEFDTIIEDWNEAIEIQTIMDGKACFVPVSDLFVSNVNMVYHTDFFHPNAKGYENMANRFIEKIDSCGLSEMSEGKLEM; encoded by the coding sequence ATGAGAAGAATATTCATAGTAATCATCTTCTCATTCGTTCTAACAGGTTGCCAGGAAAAAAGCATTTCCGAACCGGATCCCTTTTTAGAAAGGGAAGAAATTGCGTTTGAGGAATATATAGTCCCTGATTACTTCGTCCCTGAAAATATCAATGTCATTGGCCTTGGCGATTCATTAACCCAAGGCGTCGGAGATGAACTGAAAAGGGAAGGTTATTTCGGACGGGTTGCACTTGCAATGAATTATTGGAAAGGCGTAAAAGAGCTTCGATCCGAAAATTTGGCAAAGAGAGGTAGACGCAGCGATCAATTAATCAAGCAACTTGAAGAATCTGAAATACAAGCTTCTGTCAAGAAAGCAGATGTCATTTACATGACAATCGGTGGAAACGATATGATGAAAATCGTCAAAGAAAACCTCTTCGATTTAAAGACAGAGCCTTTTTACAAAGAATTAGGCAAATTTGAAAATCGGTTAGATGAGATTTTTAAGATGATTCGGGGACTAAATGGGGATGCCATGATAGTCGTTGCAGGACTCTACAACCCTTTGTCGATTGTCATCGCGGAAGCAAATGAATTTGATACGATTATTGAAGACTGGAATGAGGCAATAGAAATTCAGACGATCATGGATGGGAAGGCCTGTTTCGTGCCAGTAAGTGATCTATTTGTTAGCAATGTAAACATGGTTTACCATACCGATTTCTTTCATCCGAATGCTAAGGGATATGAAAATATGGCAAACCGCTTTATCGAAAAAATCGATAGTTGTGGTTTGAGTGAAATGTCGGAAGGGAAATTGGAGATGTAG
- the msrA gene encoding peptide-methionine (S)-S-oxide reductase MsrA, with amino-acid sequence MTIQKAIFAGGCFWCMVKPFDRYDGVISVVSGYTGGDVENPSYELVCTNTTGHREAVEITFDDEKISYEELLSIFWRQIDPTDANGQFFDRGESYQTAIFTNSPEQYEKALHSKEELTASGKFSKPIQTVILPAKTFYPAEEGHQDYYLKNPAHYNRYAIGSGREAFKINNWGEDA; translated from the coding sequence ATGACTATTCAAAAGGCTATATTTGCTGGAGGCTGTTTCTGGTGTATGGTAAAACCGTTTGATCGTTATGATGGAGTGATATCTGTCGTTTCCGGGTACACTGGAGGCGATGTCGAAAATCCTTCCTATGAGCTTGTTTGCACAAATACGACGGGACATCGAGAAGCTGTGGAAATAACGTTTGACGATGAGAAGATCTCATATGAGGAGCTTCTTTCAATCTTTTGGCGGCAAATTGACCCGACTGACGCTAACGGGCAATTTTTCGACCGCGGAGAATCCTACCAAACAGCAATATTCACGAATTCACCTGAACAATATGAGAAAGCCCTACATTCAAAGGAAGAGCTAACTGCATCCGGGAAATTCTCCAAGCCGATCCAAACTGTAATCCTTCCAGCAAAAACTTTTTATCCGGCCGAGGAGGGGCATCAAGACTATTATTTGAAAAACCCTGCCCATTATAATCGTTATGCAATCGGTTCCGGGCGAGAAGCATTCAAAATAAATAACTGGGGTGAAGATGCATGA
- the msrB gene encoding peptide-methionine (R)-S-oxide reductase MsrB has product MKEELKNKLTAIQYYVTQENGTEPPFQNEYDNHFEEGIYVDIVSGKPLFSSHDKYDAGCGWPSFTKPIESAEVTEHFDSSHGMRRTEVRSKTADSHLGHVFPDGSGPQGLRYCINSAALRFVPVSKLEEEGYGQYTSLFT; this is encoded by the coding sequence ATGAAAGAGGAACTTAAGAATAAATTGACTGCCATTCAATATTATGTTACACAGGAAAACGGAACCGAGCCGCCATTTCAAAATGAATATGACAACCATTTTGAAGAAGGCATCTATGTGGATATCGTTTCGGGAAAACCTTTGTTCAGTTCGCACGATAAATACGATGCTGGATGTGGTTGGCCAAGCTTTACAAAACCGATCGAAAGTGCAGAAGTAACCGAGCATTTCGATTCAAGCCATGGCATGCGTAGAACTGAGGTAAGGAGTAAAACAGCTGACTCCCATCTTGGACATGTATTCCCTGATGGATCAGGACCGCAGGGCTTACGTTATTGCATCAACTCTGCCGCACTTCGTTTCGTCCCTGTCAGTAAACTTGAAGAAGAAGGCTATGGACAATATACATCCCTATTTACTTAA
- a CDS encoding S41 family peptidase, with amino-acid sequence MDEKENNVGQEIDNNYEPPAKRFIKLKPFSLVMLIFGLVLTTAAVTFFALTTGEDKVVEVVSPQNPTIERKEFKKLFDAYDELKKTYFNEIDDTTVIDGAINGMIDALGDPFSDYLNEKEAKQLNESISSSFEGIGAEIQELNGYINIVSPIKNSPAERAGLLPNDLIIAVDGKSIQGMSSSEAVLLIRGEKGTTVTLTVRRGELGEPFDVLIERDVIPIETVYAEMLEDKIAHIRITSFSEHTYEELLSALDEMEAQGMEGLIVDVRQNPGGMLNTAIDISDLFVEKNKNLFQYQAKGSNPEVYVASNGRKVKVPVAMIIDDGSASASEILAGALKESANVPLIGIKTYGKGTVQTPKNLSDGSNLKLTTAKWLTPDGNWIHEKGIEPDIEVQYPTYAMLPFLDPTMEMREGMISPSVKTAEEMLSAVGFDPGEVDGLYDENTEEAVKSLQRELSLEEDGILIGDTTYGLMNRLRTKMHDEDPQLLKAREILVDTIQK; translated from the coding sequence ATGGACGAGAAAGAGAATAACGTTGGCCAAGAAATTGATAACAACTATGAACCACCGGCAAAACGTTTTATAAAATTAAAGCCGTTCTCCTTAGTCATGCTCATATTCGGTCTTGTGTTAACGACAGCCGCAGTCACGTTTTTCGCATTGACGACGGGCGAGGATAAAGTCGTAGAAGTGGTTAGTCCACAAAATCCAACAATTGAGCGTAAGGAATTTAAAAAACTATTCGATGCCTATGACGAATTGAAAAAAACATACTTCAATGAAATTGATGATACAACGGTCATCGACGGTGCTATTAATGGAATGATTGACGCACTCGGAGACCCCTTTTCTGATTATTTGAATGAAAAGGAAGCTAAACAACTGAATGAAAGCATTTCTTCAAGCTTTGAAGGGATCGGTGCTGAAATCCAGGAATTGAACGGATATATAAATATCGTTTCGCCTATTAAAAATTCACCTGCGGAACGTGCTGGACTGCTGCCGAATGACTTGATCATTGCAGTAGATGGAAAGAGCATTCAAGGAATGTCATCATCCGAAGCTGTTCTATTAATCCGTGGTGAAAAAGGGACAACAGTAACACTGACGGTTCGACGTGGTGAATTAGGTGAACCGTTTGATGTACTGATTGAAAGAGATGTTATCCCGATTGAAACAGTTTATGCCGAAATGCTTGAAGACAAAATAGCCCATATCCGAATTACAAGTTTCTCTGAACATACGTATGAAGAATTGCTTTCAGCGTTAGACGAGATGGAAGCTCAGGGGATGGAAGGACTAATTGTCGACGTTCGACAAAACCCTGGGGGAATGTTGAATACCGCAATTGATATATCTGATTTATTCGTTGAGAAGAATAAGAATCTATTCCAATATCAAGCCAAAGGAAGTAATCCGGAGGTTTATGTTGCTTCTAATGGTCGTAAAGTGAAGGTACCTGTTGCTATGATCATTGATGACGGAAGTGCTTCTGCATCTGAAATTTTAGCCGGTGCACTAAAGGAATCGGCAAATGTGCCATTAATAGGCATTAAAACATATGGTAAAGGAACTGTTCAAACACCTAAGAATTTATCAGACGGTTCCAATTTGAAACTAACTACGGCAAAATGGTTGACACCTGATGGTAATTGGATTCATGAAAAAGGAATTGAACCTGATATCGAAGTTCAGTACCCAACATACGCAATGCTTCCATTCCTTGATCCGACGATGGAGATGAGAGAAGGAATGATCTCCCCATCCGTGAAAACTGCAGAGGAAATGTTGAGTGCTGTTGGATTTGACCCGGGCGAAGTTGACGGTCTATATGACGAAAACACAGAGGAAGCGGTTAAATCGCTTCAACGGGAATTATCTTTGGAAGAAGACGGAATACTTATTGGGGACACGACTTACGGTTTAATGAATCGTTTAAGAACCAAAATGCATGATGAAGATCCTCAGTTGTTAAAGGCAAGGGAAATCTTAGTGGATACCATCCAAAAGTAA
- a CDS encoding YpmS family protein — protein MNIWKIAFFGLLGIIIAGVIALVLYLDSPKESEPLPTYERTARGSVLSIKATKKDLESLANTYIQRAMKGEALPVTMIIKEDVILVSKLTVFGFTLPVIMNFDPVVLNDGNLLLKQSSLEIGDFNFPPSTVLEILRDTIDLPEWMVVRAKEEEIFINLSELPVSGDILIKAKSFNLKEDDIELEVTIPNK, from the coding sequence GTGAACATATGGAAAATTGCATTTTTCGGTCTGTTAGGAATAATAATAGCGGGCGTAATAGCGTTAGTGCTCTATCTTGACAGTCCAAAAGAGTCGGAGCCACTTCCTACCTATGAACGAACTGCACGTGGAAGTGTTTTAAGTATTAAAGCAACGAAGAAAGACCTCGAGTCTTTAGCAAATACTTATATCCAAAGAGCGATGAAGGGGGAGGCACTCCCTGTAACAATGATTATTAAGGAAGATGTCATTCTAGTTTCCAAACTGACTGTATTCGGATTTACATTGCCTGTCATCATGAATTTTGACCCTGTTGTTTTAAATGACGGAAACTTGCTGCTTAAACAGTCGTCATTAGAAATTGGTGATTTTAATTTCCCCCCTTCCACAGTGCTTGAAATATTACGTGACACGATTGATTTACCTGAATGGATGGTTGTAAGGGCGAAAGAAGAGGAAATTTTCATCAACTTATCGGAATTACCGGTTTCGGGTGACATCCTGATAAAAGCGAAGTCGTTTAATCTTAAAGAAGATGATATCGAGCTTGAAGTCACCATTCCGAATAAATAA
- a CDS encoding dihydrofolate reductase, whose translation MISLLVAVDLNRVIGVDNKMPWHIPEELKYFKKVTMGKAIIMGRKTYESIGRPLPGRLNIIITRNEGYSVEGVEVLHDLNAAIERGKEYSEEVVIIGGAEIFNLSMPIADRLYITIIRNSYDGDTFFPEYNDGSWKLTSKSEDHYTAEGIPYSYLIYDRERAI comes from the coding sequence ATGATTTCATTGCTTGTAGCCGTTGACTTGAACCGTGTTATTGGAGTAGACAATAAAATGCCATGGCATATCCCAGAGGAATTGAAATACTTTAAAAAAGTGACGATGGGAAAAGCAATTATCATGGGAAGGAAAACGTACGAATCGATTGGAAGGCCATTGCCGGGTAGGTTGAATATAATCATTACAAGAAATGAAGGGTATTCGGTTGAAGGCGTAGAAGTTTTACATGATTTGAATGCGGCAATTGAAAGAGGAAAAGAATACTCTGAGGAAGTCGTTATCATCGGCGGAGCTGAAATTTTCAATTTATCAATGCCAATCGCCGACCGTCTATACATCACCATCATACGAAACAGTTATGACGGCGACACATTCTTTCCTGAATACAATGACGGCAGTTGGAAATTAACATCCAAATCCGAAGATCACTACACAGCAGAAGGCATCCCATATTCCTACCTAATTTACGATAGAGAGAGAGCTATATGA
- a CDS encoding thymidylate synthase produces the protein MKQYLELCAHIIENGTVKGDRTGTGTISVFGYQMRYDLQKGFPLMTTKKTAFRLIASELLWFLKGDTNLKTLIEDRNPIWDEWGFERWVKSEDYNGPDMTNFGKRSQQDEQFAAIYKEQMEIYKKQIIEDGNFAKEYGDLGPIYGKQWRSWTTGNDSIDQIAALIDGLKNNPDSRRHLVTGWNPSEVKEMALPPCHALFQFYVADGKLSCQLYQRSADVFLGVPFNIASYALLIHLIAIECGYEVGEFVHTLGDAHIYLNHIEQVKEQLSRTPKELPTLHIDMTGKSTIFDLTYDDISVEGYDPHPKIKAPIAV, from the coding sequence ATGAAACAATACTTGGAGCTTTGTGCTCATATCATTGAAAATGGAACTGTTAAAGGGGATAGGACGGGAACTGGGACAATAAGTGTCTTCGGTTATCAAATGAGATACGACTTACAAAAGGGTTTTCCTCTTATGACTACAAAGAAAACCGCTTTCCGATTAATCGCATCAGAGCTTCTCTGGTTCCTTAAAGGGGACACGAACCTGAAAACATTGATCGAAGACCGAAATCCGATTTGGGATGAATGGGGCTTCGAGCGATGGGTAAAGAGTGAAGATTATAATGGTCCAGATATGACTAATTTCGGAAAACGCAGTCAACAGGATGAACAATTTGCCGCTATTTATAAAGAGCAAATGGAGATATACAAGAAACAAATTATTGAGGATGGAAATTTCGCTAAGGAATACGGCGATTTAGGACCGATTTACGGAAAACAATGGCGTTCATGGACGACGGGGAATGATTCAATCGATCAAATTGCTGCTCTGATCGATGGCCTCAAAAACAATCCAGACTCAAGAAGACATTTAGTTACTGGTTGGAACCCTTCGGAAGTGAAAGAAATGGCCTTGCCACCATGCCATGCACTATTCCAGTTTTACGTAGCGGACGGAAAACTATCCTGCCAACTTTATCAAAGAAGTGCAGATGTTTTCCTTGGTGTACCGTTTAACATTGCTTCCTATGCATTACTCATTCATCTGATCGCCATCGAATGCGGCTATGAAGTCGGTGAATTCGTCCACACCTTAGGAGATGCCCACATCTATTTGAATCATATCGAGCAGGTTAAGGAGCAATTATCAAGAACTCCAAAAGAATTACCAACTTTGCACATCGATATGACCGGCAAATCGACAATATTCGACCTTACATACGACGACATATCAGTAGAAGGTTACGATCCACATCCGAAAATTAAAGCACCGATAGCAGTATAA
- the deoD gene encoding purine-nucleoside phosphorylase → MSIHINAKKGDIADTILLPGDPLRAKYIAETFLEDVTQYNEVRNMFGYTGTYKGKRISVQGTGMGVPSISIYINELMQEYDVQKLIRVGTCGAIQKDVKVRDVILAQTATTNSPINRTFFNGVDYAPTADFDLLLKAYNAGVEKGLHLKVGNVFTEDFFYNEHAEHEKLAQYGVLAVEMETAALYTLAAKFGRQALSVLTVSDHIITGEVTTAEERQTTFNDMIVVALDAAIQ, encoded by the coding sequence ATGAGTATACATATTAATGCGAAAAAAGGCGATATTGCAGATACGATTCTTCTTCCAGGAGATCCATTACGTGCGAAATATATCGCAGAGACATTTTTAGAGGATGTCACTCAGTATAATGAAGTAAGGAATATGTTCGGTTATACGGGTACGTACAAAGGAAAGCGAATTTCTGTCCAAGGAACAGGGATGGGTGTACCATCTATCTCCATCTACATCAATGAATTGATGCAGGAATATGATGTGCAAAAGCTAATCCGCGTAGGAACTTGTGGAGCAATCCAAAAAGACGTTAAAGTCCGTGATGTAATTCTTGCTCAAACTGCAACGACTAACTCTCCGATCAATAGAACATTCTTCAATGGGGTTGACTATGCGCCAACAGCTGATTTCGATTTATTGTTGAAGGCTTATAACGCTGGAGTTGAAAAAGGACTGCATTTGAAAGTCGGAAATGTATTCACTGAAGACTTCTTCTACAATGAGCATGCAGAGCATGAGAAGCTTGCCCAATATGGTGTTCTTGCTGTTGAAATGGAAACAGCAGCACTTTACACTTTAGCTGCTAAGTTCGGTAGACAGGCATTGTCTGTTTTAACAGTGAGTGATCATATCATTACAGGGGAAGTTACAACTGCGGAAGAACGTCAAACAACTTTCAACGATATGATAGTTGTTGCGTTGGACGCTGCAATTCAATAA
- a CDS encoding YpjP family protein: MKKYFQKLFIAIVAVLTLGVISPNHEIWTTLQTKDNSRETNLPTITKHDLQLGLEESIFEPDAFRQTPSIEETLFSPAKELAYLKFGSRIGPVIQQEFDTVIFPKMEEVIESTVASVGGFENGRILITQTPSGNYAEKIFHVSDTEVKKDLIRFHVRTEKRPQDGYFYNFHYHTADDNFTVHHSLGDIYWSKNTPPKWLS; the protein is encoded by the coding sequence ATGAAAAAGTACTTTCAAAAATTATTCATTGCAATAGTTGCCGTCCTAACACTTGGCGTAATATCACCCAACCATGAAATCTGGACAACCCTTCAAACTAAAGATAACTCAAGGGAAACTAATCTACCAACAATCACCAAACATGATCTTCAATTGGGACTTGAAGAATCGATATTTGAACCTGATGCTTTTAGGCAGACTCCTTCTATTGAAGAGACGCTATTCAGCCCAGCTAAAGAGCTTGCTTATTTAAAATTCGGCTCAAGAATCGGCCCTGTCATCCAACAAGAGTTTGACACGGTCATCTTTCCTAAAATGGAAGAAGTCATCGAGTCGACTGTTGCCTCAGTTGGCGGATTTGAAAACGGAAGGATTTTAATAACACAAACTCCTTCAGGAAATTATGCTGAGAAGATCTTTCACGTTTCCGACACAGAGGTAAAAAAAGACCTGATTCGCTTCCATGTACGAACAGAGAAAAGACCGCAAGATGGGTATTTCTACAACTTCCATTATCATACAGCAGATGATAATTTCACGGTCCATCATTCGTTAGGAGACATCTACTGGTCCAAAAACACACCGCCGAAATGGTTATCATAA
- a CDS encoding YozE family protein yields the protein MDRSFYQFVLSFRGGKKDDSMSVFAEAMFNDQSFPKDERGFDLLSRYLEEKADPEMPSVVFDELFEMYQERFS from the coding sequence ATGGATCGTTCTTTTTATCAATTTGTATTATCTTTTCGGGGAGGTAAGAAAGACGATTCAATGAGCGTATTTGCCGAGGCTATGTTCAATGACCAAAGCTTTCCGAAAGACGAAAGGGGATTTGATCTACTCTCCAGATATTTGGAAGAGAAGGCGGATCCTGAAATGCCAAGTGTAGTATTCGATGAATTATTCGAAATGTATCAAGAGCGGTTTAGTTAA